One stretch of Akkermansia massiliensis DNA includes these proteins:
- a CDS encoding GNAT family N-acetyltransferase has translation MIRQASREDFPAILKLQLLAFGEVAERLGLASIPPLEQTLEHLREEARNSVFFKYTENSRIVGSVRGCLDGKNVCHVGKLVVDPARRNRGIGQQLMLALEEHFRGQAAAYLLFTSADTPETLYLYLKLGYTELYRKEAGGMTTVFLEKKA, from the coding sequence ATGATCCGGCAAGCGTCCCGGGAAGATTTTCCGGCAATCCTGAAGCTTCAATTACTCGCCTTCGGAGAAGTGGCGGAGCGGCTTGGACTCGCCAGCATCCCGCCTCTGGAACAAACCCTGGAACATTTGCGGGAAGAGGCGCGGAACAGCGTCTTCTTCAAGTATACGGAAAACAGCCGCATCGTCGGCTCCGTCAGGGGCTGTCTGGACGGCAAAAACGTCTGCCATGTCGGCAAGCTGGTTGTGGACCCGGCCCGCCGGAACAGGGGAATCGGCCAGCAACTCATGCTTGCCCTGGAAGAACACTTCCGCGGACAGGCAGCCGCCTACCTTCTGTTCACTTCGGCAGATACTCCTGAAACCCTGTATCTGTACCTCAAACTGGGCTATACGGAACTGTACCGGAAAGAGGCCGGAGGGATGACCACGGTGTTTCTGGAAAAGAAGGCGTGA
- the galK gene encoding galactokinase, producing the protein MTPYFIEYFGQEPTHVAAAPGRVNLIGEHTDYNNGFVMPMALDNHCVVAVAPSPVGKHRFCGSLGDQIHEIAVEDALVPGDPFWSNYVRGVLANLHRRGVEIGPVDMLIDSNVPRGGGLSSSAALEVSVCTALAAFAGVEIDPKEVALIGQAVEHEFVNVPCGIMDQFISANGKKGMALKLDCATLEYELVPMNNESVSVLVLDSAVKHSLADGAYGQRRKQCEEASAIMGVPSLREATLELLESFKEQLGDVRYRRARHVIGENARVNAFANALARGDWDEAGVAMRGSHASLRDDYEVSCAEVDTLVSLCDRIPSASSIYGARMTGGGFGGCIVALVKTEDVDKVARELLDGYCQETGIETTYLVTCAGEGARVLYQA; encoded by the coding sequence GTGACTCCGTATTTCATCGAGTATTTCGGTCAGGAGCCGACTCACGTGGCTGCGGCGCCGGGGCGTGTGAACCTCATCGGTGAGCACACGGATTATAATAATGGCTTTGTGATGCCCATGGCTCTTGATAACCACTGTGTTGTGGCTGTGGCTCCCTCCCCCGTGGGCAAGCACCGCTTCTGCGGCTCCCTGGGCGACCAGATCCATGAAATTGCGGTGGAGGACGCCCTGGTTCCCGGCGATCCGTTCTGGTCCAACTACGTCCGCGGCGTTCTGGCCAACCTGCACAGGCGCGGCGTAGAAATCGGTCCGGTGGACATGCTGATTGACAGCAACGTGCCCCGCGGCGGCGGCCTTTCCTCCAGCGCCGCTCTTGAAGTTTCCGTCTGCACGGCGCTTGCCGCTTTCGCCGGGGTTGAAATTGATCCCAAGGAAGTGGCCTTGATCGGCCAGGCCGTGGAACATGAATTCGTGAACGTTCCCTGCGGCATCATGGACCAGTTTATTTCCGCCAACGGAAAGAAGGGCATGGCCCTCAAGCTGGACTGCGCCACGCTGGAATATGAACTGGTGCCGATGAACAACGAGTCCGTCTCCGTGCTGGTGCTGGACAGCGCCGTGAAACACTCCCTGGCGGACGGAGCCTACGGCCAGCGCCGCAAGCAGTGCGAGGAAGCCTCCGCCATCATGGGCGTGCCCTCCCTGCGGGAAGCCACGCTGGAGCTGCTGGAATCCTTCAAGGAACAGCTTGGCGACGTGCGCTACCGCCGCGCCCGCCACGTCATTGGTGAAAACGCCCGCGTAAACGCCTTTGCGAACGCCCTTGCCCGCGGCGACTGGGATGAAGCCGGCGTAGCCATGCGCGGCAGCCACGCCTCCCTGCGTGACGATTATGAAGTTTCCTGCGCGGAAGTGGATACCCTGGTTTCCCTCTGCGACCGCATTCCTTCCGCATCCTCCATTTACGGCGCGCGCATGACGGGCGGCGGCTTCGGCGGGTGCATCGTGGCCCTGGTGAAGACGGAAGACGTGGACAAGGTGGCCCGCGAGCTTCTGGACGGCTACTGCCAGGAAACGGGCATTGAAACCACTTACCTTGTGACCTGTGCCGGAGAAGGCGCCCGTGTCCTGTACCAAGCTTAA
- a CDS encoding L,D-transpeptidase family protein — MKAVYLCLCMLAAFCFSAAALPADCSQVIVGSADGWNSSHVQLSLLEKGPRGWVMVKGPFPARLGKAGLVWGRGVSMPPSGGPVKKEGDLRSPAGIFELGGVYGTVPVPQKKRSMPYRRITPRDMWVDDPASPLYNQHFVLKHDPVTPWEFKQQMKLNDYAHSLKLFIRHNAASGREKPVPGAGSSIFFHIWRRDGGAPTAGCTAMSEENLRAMIAWLDPSRHPLYILLPAKEYLRLRGAWGLP; from the coding sequence ATGAAGGCAGTATACCTGTGTTTGTGCATGCTGGCGGCGTTCTGTTTTTCGGCCGCGGCTCTTCCCGCGGATTGCAGCCAGGTGATTGTGGGTTCCGCGGACGGCTGGAACAGCTCCCATGTGCAATTGAGCCTTCTGGAGAAGGGGCCGCGCGGCTGGGTGATGGTGAAAGGTCCGTTTCCGGCGCGTCTGGGAAAGGCCGGTCTGGTGTGGGGCAGGGGCGTCAGCATGCCTCCCTCCGGCGGTCCGGTGAAGAAGGAGGGGGACTTGCGCTCTCCCGCCGGCATCTTTGAGCTGGGGGGCGTGTATGGCACCGTTCCCGTTCCGCAGAAGAAGCGTTCCATGCCGTACCGCCGCATCACGCCGCGGGACATGTGGGTGGATGATCCCGCTTCTCCGCTGTACAACCAGCACTTCGTGCTGAAGCATGACCCCGTCACGCCGTGGGAGTTCAAGCAGCAGATGAAGCTGAACGATTACGCCCACAGCCTGAAACTGTTCATCCGGCATAATGCCGCATCCGGACGGGAAAAACCCGTGCCGGGGGCCGGTTCCTCCATCTTCTTCCATATCTGGCGCAGGGATGGGGGAGCTCCCACGGCGGGGTGCACCGCCATGAGCGAGGAAAATTTGAGAGCCATGATCGCATGGCTGGACCCCTCCCGGCATCCCCTTTACATCCTGTTGCCCGCCAAGGAATACCTGCGCCTGCGCGGAGCCTGGGGATTGCCGTGA
- a CDS encoding PEP-CTERM sorting domain-containing protein, translated as MTSGNRTTGNSMKATDGTASAIQVTYNISGGLLGGVQATNSNMYGTHTIGTGGLNMWKQAYGYDLDAAKTTRGWNETLVLGVGGLVAPGDVSVTGFQANSSYTMSSVFTISGLANVATWGTNSPVNLTGTGINVKNIYLAGSNGQVVDLLHISGGSLATLLSSGTFMLTWQFETNSSFNPSSSVTMDFSDSLLSLAGDYGMSALAVRDGMPSLAVPEPATASLSLFGLAALLMRRRRSR; from the coding sequence ATGACAAGTGGCAACCGCACGACCGGCAATTCCATGAAAGCTACGGACGGTACGGCGTCCGCGATTCAGGTTACGTATAACATCTCCGGCGGTCTGCTCGGAGGAGTGCAGGCTACCAACAGCAACATGTACGGTACGCACACGATCGGGACCGGCGGCCTGAACATGTGGAAGCAGGCTTACGGCTATGACCTGGATGCCGCCAAGACCACCCGCGGGTGGAATGAGACCCTGGTTCTTGGGGTGGGAGGCCTCGTCGCCCCCGGTGACGTTAGCGTCACCGGATTTCAGGCCAATAGTTCCTATACGATGTCTTCCGTGTTCACCATAAGCGGCTTGGCAAATGTGGCCACGTGGGGAACGAACAGCCCCGTGAACCTGACCGGTACTGGTATCAACGTCAAGAATATCTATCTGGCCGGCTCCAACGGGCAGGTAGTGGATCTGCTTCACATCAGCGGCGGTAGCCTGGCTACCCTGCTTTCCAGCGGTACGTTCATGCTGACCTGGCAGTTTGAAACCAATTCTTCTTTCAATCCCAGCTCTTCGGTCACGATGGACTTCTCCGACAGCCTGCTTTCCCTGGCCGGCGACTACGGAATGTCCGCCCTGGCAGTCAGGGACGGAATGCCGAGCCTGGCTGTTCCGGAACCGGCCACGGCTTCCCTCAGCCTTTTTGGACTGGCGGCCCTGCTGATGCGCCGCCGCCGTTCCCGCTAA
- a CDS encoding sodium:solute symporter family transporter yields the protein MRTLATIFGALALMTWGVSAQEGSVPAPAADAQPALAAPAVTPAAEAQPAAELQPAASAAVASQAAPEASAEPKTAPLSITEVILFCVVVVGVIALGIWKSRDPEETEEEKKTKGASDYFLAGRGLTWWLVGFSLIAANISTEQFVGMSGKAANWVGMAIAGYEWLAAITLVVVAFCFLPKLLKGGVYTIPEFLEYRYNTLARSLMAIATLLILVGVPTAGVIYAGAKVISVFFTGYTAMGIDFGNITVGCIIIAFCATVYVFVGGLKACAWTDLFWGAALIVGGGVVAYFALMALSGADPNHLVQSAAANSGATVASLGNPSDSLWHGVTRFFELNSGDAASGVNTVGGKLHMIRPADDAEIPWTALCLGLWIPNFFYWGLNQYIMQRTLASKSLAEGQMGIVFAAFLKLIIPFVVVVPGILAYNLYRNDLKEQAEVKYAAEIRNAEDPAKVQGRPVIYKLTDSFLVENVEEGCAHALHNAEVMKVGGEVMAELKQACADLKADAANDQTTLAERAPFVEKIASLNSKIIKPAVDNSDNYYLTDTLVGFDYDSAFGTLIRKLLPGTGWTWFVLAALFGAVVSSLASMLNSASTIFTMDIYNKLRRNAKPTELVTVGKIGLLVCAVIALCIAPFLDSPAFGGIFNFIQEFQGFLSPGALCVFLFGFFVPKCPRIFGWLGIVINALLYGALKIWQPEMAFLNRMAVCFITVVIIGFIFTAVNVARGGQSIVLPDRGVVALQSSSRAKIFGWFVIAATVALYIIFW from the coding sequence ATGAGAACACTAGCAACCATATTCGGGGCTCTGGCCCTGATGACGTGGGGCGTTTCCGCCCAGGAGGGCTCCGTGCCCGCACCGGCGGCTGATGCGCAGCCCGCCCTGGCCGCTCCGGCCGTGACCCCCGCTGCGGAAGCACAGCCGGCTGCGGAACTTCAGCCGGCGGCCTCCGCCGCCGTTGCCTCCCAGGCAGCTCCGGAAGCCTCCGCTGAACCCAAGACAGCCCCCCTTTCCATAACGGAAGTCATCCTGTTCTGTGTGGTTGTGGTGGGCGTAATCGCCCTGGGCATCTGGAAAAGCCGTGATCCTGAGGAAACGGAGGAAGAAAAGAAGACCAAAGGCGCTTCAGACTACTTCCTGGCCGGCCGCGGCCTGACCTGGTGGCTGGTGGGTTTCTCCCTGATCGCCGCCAACATTTCCACGGAACAGTTTGTGGGGATGTCCGGCAAGGCCGCCAACTGGGTTGGCATGGCGATCGCCGGGTATGAATGGCTGGCCGCCATCACGCTGGTAGTCGTGGCCTTCTGCTTCCTTCCCAAGCTGCTGAAGGGCGGTGTATACACCATTCCCGAATTCCTGGAATACCGCTATAATACGCTGGCGCGTTCCCTGATGGCCATTGCTACGCTGCTGATTCTGGTGGGCGTGCCGACTGCGGGCGTGATTTACGCCGGCGCCAAGGTTATCTCCGTGTTCTTTACGGGGTACACTGCCATGGGCATTGACTTCGGCAACATCACCGTGGGCTGCATCATCATTGCCTTCTGTGCTACGGTATACGTGTTCGTGGGCGGTTTGAAAGCCTGCGCCTGGACGGACCTGTTCTGGGGCGCCGCCCTGATTGTAGGCGGCGGCGTGGTGGCATATTTTGCCCTGATGGCGCTGAGCGGTGCGGACCCGAACCATCTGGTGCAGTCTGCCGCCGCCAATTCCGGCGCAACGGTCGCTTCCCTGGGAAATCCCTCGGACAGCCTCTGGCACGGGGTGACGCGCTTCTTTGAACTCAACTCCGGCGATGCGGCCAGCGGCGTGAATACCGTGGGCGGCAAGCTCCACATGATCCGCCCTGCTGACGATGCGGAAATCCCGTGGACGGCCCTTTGCCTGGGTCTCTGGATTCCCAACTTCTTCTACTGGGGCCTGAACCAGTACATCATGCAGCGTACGCTGGCTTCCAAGTCCCTGGCGGAAGGCCAGATGGGCATCGTGTTCGCCGCGTTCCTCAAGCTCATCATTCCGTTTGTGGTGGTAGTGCCTGGCATTCTGGCCTACAACCTGTACCGCAATGACCTGAAGGAACAGGCCGAAGTGAAGTACGCGGCGGAAATCCGCAACGCGGAAGACCCCGCCAAGGTCCAGGGCCGTCCCGTCATCTACAAGCTTACGGACAGCTTCCTGGTGGAAAACGTGGAAGAAGGCTGCGCCCACGCCCTGCATAACGCGGAGGTGATGAAGGTTGGCGGCGAGGTCATGGCCGAATTGAAACAGGCCTGCGCCGATCTGAAGGCGGATGCCGCCAATGACCAGACTACTCTGGCGGAACGCGCTCCGTTCGTGGAAAAGATCGCCTCGCTTAACAGCAAGATCATCAAGCCGGCCGTAGACAACTCGGACAACTATTATCTGACGGATACCCTGGTGGGCTTTGACTATGACTCCGCCTTCGGCACGCTGATCAGGAAGCTGCTGCCCGGCACGGGCTGGACGTGGTTTGTGCTTGCCGCACTCTTCGGCGCGGTGGTGTCTTCCCTGGCGTCCATGCTGAACTCCGCCTCCACCATCTTTACGATGGACATTTACAACAAGCTTCGCAGGAACGCGAAGCCCACGGAGCTTGTTACTGTTGGCAAGATCGGCCTGCTGGTGTGCGCCGTGATTGCGCTGTGCATTGCGCCGTTCCTGGACAGCCCTGCTTTCGGAGGAATCTTCAACTTCATCCAGGAATTCCAGGGCTTCCTGAGTCCTGGTGCCCTGTGCGTGTTCCTCTTCGGCTTCTTCGTGCCCAAGTGCCCGCGCATCTTCGGCTGGCTGGGTATTGTCATCAATGCCCTCCTGTACGGAGCCTTGAAGATATGGCAGCCGGAAATGGCCTTCCTGAACCGCATGGCCGTGTGCTTTATTACGGTGGTGATCATCGGCTTCATCTTCACGGCAGTGAACGTCGCCCGCGGCGGACAGTCCATCGTGCTGCCCGATAGAGGCGTGGTGGCCCTCCAGTCCTCTTCACGCGCCAAGATATTCGGCTGGTTCGTGATTGCCGCGACGGTTGCCCTGTACATCATCTTCTGGTGA
- a CDS encoding sugar transferase: MLIQNADRTTYGINKIVVSILAFVIFFVVGFVSWQWMGVAPEPWRLRTLVLTPLTMSLLLYVCCDQLGVYYRCMTLGGSIRRFVMAYACFVVLSIVTWKYFVPFSANIIVQTLAYLLTFLGALWLRISRFRAEKRLVEEAPTLVVGIPDHVKEFRKMLESDHVDFKDELLVMAPEEVDRAEVRNLLIKGCISKVVFLPEEVDSAVARCLVELCGKMGVDFYASMVVSMPDVHKTYFGVLGGTRMLVYKSTPIPYTTSWQLKKILDWVGALLLLVGTFPLWVLAAVGIKLSDRGPVFYRQKRSGLYGREFGMWKFRTMYRDADKRLDEVKASYGNDMNGPIFKLEHDPRIFPFGRFLRKFSIDELPQLINVLKGEMSLVGPRPLPVYETEAFTSDAHRRRLSVLPGVTGYWQIAGRSNIREFEKLVELDMEYIDNWSLWLDVKLLLKTVPAVLFARGAK, from the coding sequence ATGCTGATTCAAAATGCAGACCGTACTACCTACGGGATCAATAAAATTGTCGTTTCCATCCTCGCATTCGTCATCTTCTTCGTTGTCGGGTTCGTTTCGTGGCAATGGATGGGGGTGGCTCCGGAACCGTGGCGGCTGCGCACGCTGGTGCTGACGCCGCTGACGATGTCCCTGCTGCTGTATGTCTGCTGTGACCAGCTGGGCGTTTACTACCGGTGCATGACGCTGGGCGGAAGCATCCGGCGGTTTGTCATGGCGTACGCCTGTTTTGTGGTGTTGAGCATAGTGACGTGGAAGTACTTTGTTCCCTTTTCCGCGAACATTATTGTCCAGACCCTGGCCTATCTGCTCACGTTCCTGGGCGCCCTCTGGCTGCGCATCAGCCGGTTCCGGGCGGAAAAGAGGCTGGTGGAGGAGGCCCCCACGCTGGTGGTGGGCATTCCGGACCATGTGAAGGAGTTCCGCAAGATGCTGGAAAGCGACCATGTGGACTTCAAGGATGAACTGCTGGTGATGGCTCCGGAAGAGGTGGACCGCGCGGAAGTCAGGAATTTGCTGATCAAGGGCTGCATCAGCAAGGTGGTGTTTCTTCCGGAGGAGGTGGACTCCGCCGTGGCGCGGTGCCTGGTGGAGCTGTGCGGCAAGATGGGAGTGGATTTTTACGCGAGCATGGTAGTGAGCATGCCCGACGTGCATAAAACCTATTTTGGCGTGCTGGGAGGAACCAGAATGCTGGTGTACAAGTCCACCCCCATTCCCTACACCACCTCCTGGCAGTTGAAAAAGATACTGGACTGGGTGGGCGCGCTCCTGCTTCTGGTGGGCACGTTCCCCCTGTGGGTGCTGGCGGCCGTAGGCATCAAGCTGTCTGACCGCGGTCCCGTCTTCTACCGCCAGAAGCGTTCCGGCCTGTATGGCCGGGAATTCGGCATGTGGAAATTCCGCACCATGTACCGGGATGCGGACAAGAGGCTGGATGAGGTGAAGGCCAGTTACGGCAACGACATGAACGGCCCCATCTTCAAGCTGGAGCATGACCCTCGCATCTTCCCCTTCGGCCGCTTCCTGCGCAAATTCAGCATAGACGAACTTCCCCAGCTCATCAACGTGCTGAAAGGGGAAATGAGCCTGGTGGGGCCGCGGCCGCTCCCTGTTTATGAGACGGAGGCCTTTACCAGTGACGCCCACCGCCGCAGGCTGAGCGTTTTGCCCGGGGTGACGGGGTACTGGCAGATAGCCGGGCGCAGCAACATCCGGGAATTTGAAAAACTGGTGGAGCTGGACATGGAGTACATTGACAACTGGTCCCTGTGGCTGGATGTCAAACTGCTCCTGAAAACTGTCCCGGCGGTACTGTTCGCCCGCGGGGCGAAGTGA
- a CDS encoding ATP-binding cassette domain-containing protein encodes MLQADGITYEIETPDGPLKLLDNVSFNVPRGHFMAVVGPSGCGKTTLLKAIAGMIAETDGRFFWNGHDLAEEDFEPSEIGFVPQFSIAYDQLSVDENVESAARLRCRFDSVDDLDDSIDNALEVTGMEGIADRDVKILSGGQKRRLALAMELVSNPRLLICDEVTSGLDPRSEHDIVDLLHEISRSEGRIVISVTHSLSHLDMYDSILVMHQGCVAYHGSPKTMLHYFGVSSLEEIYPKLQDREGPSWCRSWGKHRDSYYSRLEQEREKKILSGELPDPDAVRSNVEAEKAPEEPGTEKGDAVRSDSGETAPAEGNGNSPEAAAEAIPEVPGFFTQFFCLLGRRWRIFFRDRSQLVLQLVMVLLFPVLVAMFTDKGTGQIVGLSATQDVQTIQKDMEAQQLNMKTGSAVSGIIMFEVILLGLMGSNNAAREVAGERAIMEKEKYAGMRPSAYLGSKLAYLSVLVLVQSVWMFAFVDFFWDRGGGLTHLLFLILADAAMTFVCLGISSLARSADQASLLSIYLVGFQLPLSGAVLALPEQVEGFIRPFISAYWAWSGSISALKSDVYNAVKNVLDTDLTPALTCYIVLGVHVACGIAASYAGIRRSRWEL; translated from the coding sequence ATGTTGCAGGCGGACGGCATTACATATGAAATAGAAACACCGGATGGTCCTTTGAAATTATTGGACAATGTTAGTTTTAATGTGCCTCGCGGGCATTTTATGGCTGTTGTTGGCCCTTCCGGTTGTGGAAAGACCACCTTGTTAAAGGCGATTGCGGGCATGATTGCGGAAACGGACGGACGTTTTTTCTGGAACGGCCATGATTTGGCGGAAGAGGACTTCGAGCCGTCGGAAATCGGGTTCGTTCCCCAGTTCAGCATTGCCTATGACCAGTTGAGCGTGGATGAGAACGTGGAGAGCGCCGCCAGGCTCCGCTGCCGGTTCGATTCCGTGGACGATTTGGACGACAGCATTGACAATGCCCTGGAGGTAACGGGGATGGAGGGGATTGCGGACCGGGATGTGAAGATTCTTTCCGGCGGCCAGAAGCGCCGCCTGGCGCTGGCCATGGAGCTGGTGTCCAATCCGCGCCTGCTGATTTGCGATGAGGTGACGTCCGGCCTGGACCCGAGGTCCGAGCACGATATTGTGGACCTCCTGCATGAAATCTCCCGTTCGGAAGGCCGCATCGTCATTTCCGTCACGCACAGCCTTTCCCACCTGGACATGTATGATTCCATCCTGGTCATGCACCAGGGCTGCGTGGCCTATCACGGTTCTCCGAAGACGATGCTGCATTACTTCGGCGTTTCCTCGCTGGAAGAGATTTATCCGAAGCTCCAGGACCGTGAAGGCCCCTCCTGGTGCCGTTCGTGGGGCAAGCACCGGGATTCCTATTATTCCCGCCTGGAACAGGAAAGGGAGAAGAAGATTCTTTCCGGAGAATTGCCGGACCCTGATGCCGTCCGCAGCAACGTGGAGGCGGAGAAGGCTCCCGAGGAACCCGGAACGGAAAAGGGGGACGCCGTGCGGAGCGATTCCGGGGAAACTGCGCCTGCGGAAGGGAACGGGAATTCCCCGGAGGCCGCGGCGGAAGCCATTCCGGAGGTTCCGGGATTCTTCACGCAGTTCTTCTGCCTGCTGGGACGGCGCTGGCGCATCTTTTTCCGCGACCGTTCCCAGTTGGTTCTTCAACTGGTGATGGTGCTGCTGTTCCCGGTGCTGGTAGCCATGTTCACGGACAAGGGGACCGGGCAGATCGTGGGCCTTTCCGCCACGCAGGACGTCCAGACCATCCAGAAGGACATGGAAGCCCAGCAGTTGAACATGAAGACGGGTTCCGCCGTCTCCGGCATCATCATGTTCGAGGTGATTCTGCTGGGCCTGATGGGTTCCAACAACGCCGCCCGGGAGGTGGCCGGAGAACGGGCCATCATGGAAAAGGAGAAATACGCGGGAATGAGGCCCTCCGCGTACCTGGGGAGCAAGCTGGCCTACTTGAGCGTTCTGGTGCTGGTGCAGTCCGTCTGGATGTTCGCCTTTGTGGACTTCTTCTGGGACCGCGGCGGGGGCCTGACGCACCTGCTGTTCCTGATTCTGGCGGATGCCGCCATGACCTTTGTATGCCTGGGCATTTCCTCCCTGGCCCGGAGTGCGGACCAGGCCTCCCTCCTGAGCATTTACCTGGTGGGCTTCCAGCTTCCCCTTTCCGGAGCGGTGCTGGCCCTTCCGGAACAGGTGGAGGGCTTCATACGGCCCTTCATTTCCGCATACTGGGCGTGGTCCGGCAGCATCTCCGCCCTGAAATCTGACGTGTACAACGCCGTCAAGAATGTGCTGGATACGGACCTGACGCCCGCGCTGACCTGTTACATTGTTCTGGGCGTGCATGTTGCATGCGGCATTGCGGCTTCCTACGCGGGAATCCGCCGCTCGCGCTGGGAGCTGTAA
- a CDS encoding RNA-binding protein codes for MSQHNTQGRQGQGARRRYNKGGRSYGNDRRDSSGYRPKYKKEAPAKLSLWQRFLGLFGIRPAKNNKPAARDKAAAKTNTRVARNRQERVSAPKQPVSNRRLYVGNLSYEATESDLEDVFKGIGEVSSVEIIYNPRTHKSKGYAFVEMKKMEDAVRSVDILHNQPFMGRNLLVSGANERQEQSRQPRETREPQEEQVSMEEVKETSTPLLQPEASAPQAQEQ; via the coding sequence ATGTCACAGCACAACACACAGGGAAGACAGGGCCAGGGAGCCCGTCGCCGCTATAACAAGGGCGGACGCTCCTATGGCAATGACCGCCGGGATTCCAGCGGCTACCGTCCCAAGTATAAAAAAGAAGCACCTGCCAAACTCTCCTTGTGGCAGCGTTTCCTGGGCCTCTTCGGCATCCGCCCGGCCAAGAACAACAAACCCGCCGCCAGGGATAAAGCCGCCGCCAAAACCAATACCCGCGTGGCCCGCAACAGGCAGGAGCGCGTTTCCGCTCCCAAGCAGCCCGTCTCCAACCGCAGGCTTTACGTGGGCAACCTTTCCTATGAAGCGACGGAAAGCGACCTTGAAGACGTATTCAAGGGCATCGGGGAAGTCAGCTCCGTGGAAATCATTTACAACCCCCGCACCCACAAGTCCAAGGGCTATGCCTTTGTGGAAATGAAGAAGATGGAAGATGCCGTCCGTTCCGTGGACATCCTCCACAACCAGCCCTTCATGGGCAGGAACCTGCTGGTCAGCGGCGCCAATGAACGCCAGGAACAGTCCCGGCAGCCCCGCGAAACCCGCGAGCCCCAGGAAGAACAAGTTTCCATGGAGGAAGTGAAGGAAACCTCCACTCCCCTGCTCCAGCCGGAAGCTTCCGCTCCCCAGGCCCAGGAACAATAA